From the genome of Pseudoxanthomonas sp.:
AGCAGGTGATCGCGGCCAACGTCGATACCGTGTTCATCGTCTGCGGGCTGGATGCGGACTTCAATCCGCGCCGGATCGAGCGCTACCTGATGCTGGTCGGTGGCGGCGGCGCCCAGCCGGTCGTCATCCTGACCAAGGCCGACCGCACCGAATACGCCCAGGACGCGCTGGACGTGCTCGCCGACCTGGCCGCGCAGGACATCCCGCTGCGCACGCTCAACGCCAAGGACCCGGCCAGCGTCGCCCAGCTGCATGGCTGGCTGGGCCCGGGCCGGACCGCGGTGCTGGTGGGCTCGTCCGGCGCTGGCAAGTCCACGCTGACCAACACTTTGCTCGGCATCGAAAAGATGAAGACCAATGCGGTCCGCGAGAACGATTCGCGCGGCCGCCACACCACCACCCATCGCGCGCTGATCCCGCTGCCGTCCGGCGCCTGCCTGATCGATACGCCCGGCATGCGCGAACTCAAGCCCACCGGCGAGGAAGACCTGGCCGAAGGCGGTTTCGCCGATATCGAGGCGCTGGCCGCCCAGTGCCGGTTCCGTGACTGTGCCCACCAGGGCGAGCCCGGCTGCGCGGTGGAAGCGGCCATCGAGCGCGATGAGATCGACCCGGGCCGCCTGGCCAACTACATGAAACTGCAGGAAGAGGTCGCCGCCGCGGCCGCCAAGCTGGCCAAGCGGGTGGCCGAAAATGCGGGCAAGGGACCGGGCCGGCGTCCGGCCGGACGCCCTGGCCGCCGCTGACGCCGCTGGGACCAAAATCCGACATCGCCCCTGACAGGGTGCGCAGGCATTCCAACGCGCAGGTCGGGTCATGTCGAAACACCTTCCGCCGCCCGGAGCCGCGGGCAAGGTTGCCGCGGTCACGCTCGGCTTCTGGATCATCAAGATCCTGGCGACCACGCTGGGCGAGACCGGCGGTGACTGGCTGACCATGACGCTCGGCCTGGGCTATGGCGCCGGCTCGCTGCTGTTGCTGGGCATCTTCGCGCTGACCCTGGTGGCGCAACTGCGGGCCTGGCGCTTCCAGCGCTGGCTGTACTGGTCGGTGATCTTGTCCACCAGTACTGCGGGCACGGCGATGTCGGACTTCATGGATCGCACGCTCGGGCTGGGCTATCTGCGCGGGGCGTTGCTGCTGGTCGGCCTGCTGGGGCTGGTGCTGGCCGCGTGGTACCGCAGCGAAGGCCATCTGTCGGTGCAGCGCATCGCCAGCCGCCGCGCCGAAGGTTTCTACTGGATGGCGGTCCTGGCCAGCAACACGCTGGGCACCGCGCTGGGGGATTTCCTGGCGGATTCATCGGGCCTGGGTTTCGCAGCCAGTGCGTCGCTGATCGCGGCGGTGATCGCCGTCGCGGCGCTGGCGTACCGGTTCACGTCGCTCAGCCGGGTGTTGCTGTTCTGGCTGGCGTTCGTGATGACCCGGCCGTTTGGCGCGACCTTCGGCGACCTGCTGACCAAGCCGGTGTCGCACGGCGGGCTGGAACTGGGCACTGGCGGCGCCTCGCTGGTGCTGGCCGTCCTGCTGGTGGCGGGCCTGCTGGTCCAGGGCTGGCGCGAACGTCGGCTCAGCGTTCCGAATGCCCCGATTCGTCGTAGTCGCGTTGATGGAACAGGTCCGGCCTGATCAACGCGATGAAGGCCCGCGCCTGCGGTGACAGGTACTTGCCCTTGCGCACCACCACCCCGTAACTGCGCGAGGGGAAATACGCGCTCAGCGAGCGCGCGGCGATGCGGCCGCGGTCGCCGTCGTCCAGGCAGATCGAGCTGACGATCGACAGGCCCATGCCCATCGCCACGTACTGCTTGATGACCTCCCAGCCGCCGACTTCCAGCACCACGTTGTAGGGCACGCGCGCCTGCTGGAAGGTCAGGTCGACCAGCCGGTAGGTGATCTGCCGGCGCGGCGGCAGGATCAGGCCGTAGGGCGAAATGTCTTCCAGGGTGACCTTGGATTTCCTGGCCAGCGGATGGTCGTGCGGGGTGATCAGCATCGGTTCGAAGCGATACACCGGCTCGTAGCTCAGGTCGGACGGGACGTCGACCATCGAACCCACCGCCAGGTCCACCGCATCCTCGCGCAGCAGGTCGGTGCCGTCGGCGCTGATCGCGTTGTGCAGGGTCAGGCGCACCTCCGGGTACTGCTGGCGGAAGGCGTCCACGATCCGCGGCAGCAGGTACAGGATGGTCGAGCTGTTGGCGGCGATGTTGAGTTCGCCTGCGTCCAGGCCGCTGACCTTCTCGCGGAAGTTCGCCGCCAGCCCGTCCACGCCCTCGACCAGGGGCTGGGCCATTTCGAACAGCAACTGGCCCTCCCGGGTGGGTGACAGCCGCCGCCCGCTGCGCTCGAACAGGTGCGAGCCGTACTCGCGTTCCAGCGCCTGCAGCTGCAGCGAAATGGCCGGCTGGCTGACAAACAAGGCCTCCGCGGCGCGCGAGACCGAGCCCAGGCGCACCACCTGGCAGAAGGCGCGCAGCGGCTTCAGACGATCGGATTTGTAGGAAAAACGGGGAGTTAGCGGATTGCTCATGGCTTGGTTGCCAATGTGTATGAGTTGGTCTTATGAATTTCATTGATAAAACTAAGTTGTCAAATACTAACCTCGGAGAGCACGGTGGCGACCCAGTCCACACGACAGGATTCATCCATGTCCGCACCTGCTTATGCCCTGCCTCCCCGTGATCCGGCCATTGCCGGGGCCACGCCCGGGCTTGCGCTGACCCGCCAGGACGCTGGACAGGACGCATTGCTGCCGCCGGCCCTGCTGGCCCTGCTGGTGACCCTGCACCGAGCCATCGAGCCGGCCCGCCAGGCCCGGTTGACCCAGCGCCAGGCGCGCCAGGCTGAATTCGATGCCGGTGCGTTGCCAGACTTCCGCACCGATACCGCGGCGATCCGTGCCGACGACTGGACCGTGGCGCCGATCCCGGCTGCGCTGGCCGACCGCCGCGTGGAGATCACCGGCCCGACCGATCCGAAGATGGTCATCAATGCGCTGAACTCCGGCGCCAAGGTGTTCATGGCCGACTTCGAGGATTCGACCTCGCCGACCTGGACAAACCTGTTGACCGGCCAGCGTGCGCTGATCGGTGCGGTCGTCGGCGACCTGCAGTTCTCCGCACCTTCGGTGGGTGGCAAGCCTGGCAAGCACTACGCGCTGAAGCCGCGCGACGAACAGGCCACGCTGATCGTGCGGCCGCGCGGCTGGCACCTGGACGAGAAGCACGTGCTGGTCGATGGCGCCCCGATTGCCGGTGGCCTGTTCGATGTCGCCGTGTTCGCCTTCCACAATGCGCGCGCGCTGCAGGCCCAGGACCGTGGCCCGTACTTCTACCTGCCCAAGCTGCAGTCGATGGAAGAGGCCGCGCTGTGGGATACCGCGCTGTCGCATATCGAAGCGGTGCTGGGCTTGCCGCAGGGCCAGATGAAGGTGACGGTGCTGATCGAGACGCTGCCGGCGGTGTTCGAGATGCACGAAATCCTGCATGCACTGCGCAGCCGCATCGTCGGTCTGAACTGTGGCCGCTGGGACTACATCTTTTCCTACATCAAGACCTTCCGTGCCCACGCCGACCGCGTGCTGCCCGAGCGTGGCCAGGTCACCATGACCCAGCCGTTCCTGAAGGCGTACTCGGAACTGCTGATCCAGACCTGTCACAAGCGTGGTGCCCACGCGATGGGCGGCATGGCTGCGCAGATCCCGATCAACCACGATGCGGCGGCCAACGAACAGGCGATGGCCCGGGTGCGCGCCGACAAATTGCGTGAAGTAACAGCCGGCCATGACGGTACCTGGGTTGCGCATCCAGCGCTGATCCCGGTGGCGATGCAGATCTTCAACGAGCACATGCCGCAGGCCAACCAGCACGGCGTGACCCGCGCTGATGTCCATGTGAGCCGCGATGACTTGATCCGCCCTTCGCAGGGCACGATCAGCCGCGCCGGCTTCGAAGGCAATGTCGAAGTCTGCGTGCGCTACCTGGCCGCCTGGCTGGATGGCAACGGCTGCGTGCCGATCCACTGGCTGATGGAAGACGCGGCCACGGCGGAGATCTCACGTACCCAGATCTGGCAATGGCTGCACACCAGCGGCATGCACCTGGACGACGGCACCGCGATCGACAACGCTTTGCTGCAGGCCACGCTGAAGCGGCTGCCGACCACGCTGGGCGATACCGCCGCGATGCCGGGCGCTTCCAAAGTCACCCAGGCCATCGCGCTGCTGGATGAACTCTCGCGCAGCGACACGTTGGCCGAGTTCCTCACGCTGCCGGCGTATGCGCTGATCGATTGATCCAACAGCAATCCGTCACGGCCCGGCGTGCGTCGGGGCATGACGGCTAAAGAGCGACAGCAACAGATTCAGAGACAAGACCGCTTTCCACAGGCGGCCATGGGCCGCTGCACCCTTCAAGAACCCGCCGATCCACACGAGGACTGATGTCATGAGCAAGCTGGGCACCGCCGAAGAAATCCAGAAGGACTGGGACACCAACCCGCGCTGGGAGGGCATCACCCGCAACTACACCGCGGCCGACGTGGTGCGCCTGCGCGGCACCGTGCCGATCGAATATTCGATCGCCAAACTGGGCGCGGAGAAGTTGTGGAAGTCCCTGCACACCGAGGATTTCGTCAATGCGCTGGGCGCGCTGACCGGCAACCAGGCCATGCAGCAGGTCAAGGCCGGGCTGAAGGCGATCTACCTGTCCGGCTGGCAGGTGGCGGCCGACGCCAACCTGGCCGGGCAGATGTATCCAGACCAGTCGCTGTACCCGGCCGACTCGGTGCCGGCAGTGGTCAAGCGCATCAACAACACGCTGTTGCGCGCCGACCAACTGCACCATGCCGAAGGCGATGACAGCATCGATTTCCTGCAGCCGATCGTGGCCGATGCCGAAGCCGGTTTCGGCGGCGTGCTGAATGCGTTCGAGCTGATGAAGGCGATGATCGAGGCCGGCGCGTCCGGTGTGCATTTCGAAGACCAGCTGGCGTCGGTCAAGAAGTGTGGCCACATGGGTGGCAAGGTCCTGGTTCCCACCCGAGAGGCGGTGGAGAAGTTGAATGCCGCGCGCTTGGCCGCCGACGTGATGGGCGTGCCGACCTTGCTGGTCGCGCGTACCGATGCCGAGGCCGCGGACCTGCTGACCAGCGATGTCGACGCCAACGATGCGCCGTTCACCACCGGCGAGCGCACCGTCGAAGGTTTCTACAAGACCAGGAACGGCCTGGACCAGGCCATCAGCCGCGGCCTGGCCTATGCGCCGTACGCCGACCTGGTGTGGTGCGAGACCGGCAAGCCGGACCTGGAGTTCGCGCGCAAGTTCGCCGAAGCCATCCATGCCAAGTTCCCCGGCAAGCTGCTGGCCTACAACTGCTCGCCCAGCTTCAACTGGAAGAAGAACCTGGACGACGCGACGATTGCCAAGTTCCAGAAGGAAATCGCCGGCTACGGCTACAAGTTCCAGTTCATCACCCTGGCCGGCTTCCATGCGCTGAACTACTCCATGTTCAACCTGGCCCACGGCTATGCCCGCGAGCAGATGAAGGCCTTCGTGGAGCTGCAGGAAGCCGAGTTTGCCGCTGCGCCGAAGGGCTTCACCGCGGTCAAGCACCAGCGCGAGGTCGGCACGGGCTACTTCGACCAGGTGACCCAGGCGATCCAGCAGGGCAAGTCCTCGACCACCGCATTGACCGGCTCGACCGAAGAAGAGCAGTTCACTGCTTCGGAAGCGCCGGTCGCGACCAAGGCGGCCTGACGCCCGCGCGCGCCGTCGCAAGGCGGGGCGCGGACGAATACGTCGCAACCGTTCTACCCACAGCGTCTTTCAACGAAAGGAAGGTGCAACATGCTCAGAGCACGACACGCCAACAGCTTCAACGGCCAGGATGCATTGATGTTCCGCGGCGACCGCCACGGCATCGCGATGCTTGCCTGCATGCTCGACCATCTTGCTTCCAGCCCGCGCGTCGATGCGGTCGGCCGGCGTCACGCCATTCCCGGCGTGGACAACGTCAGCCTGGAAGTCACCGAGTCGGTGTCGCGCCTGGTCCTGGACAGCGCCGATGCCGCGCCGTTCGTCTGGCAGCTGAAGTGGAACGACCTGTCCGACTGCGGCGCCCAGCTGGGCGCCCTGGCCAGCCAGCCGAGTGCGCAGCTGCGCATCCGCGGCGAGCGCGATGACCTGCAGCTGGTGGTCTCGGTCGGCCAGGAGGCGTAGGGCACAAGATCGTGCGTGTCGTGACCACGGCACGCGCAACGGCGCGGGGCGTTGGCCGCAAGGATGCGGCCGGCGCTTTTTTTGTTTGCACCGGGCCGCCCGCCCTGCGCGATGTTCCGCGATGCCGGTATCGGCATGCCGATGCCCGCCGGCCACCGGTGAAGCATGGGAGTGTCTTCACTGGCACGCAGGCGTGGGATGGGGAACACGCCCTGCACATCGATCTGGCATTGTTCGATGCCGCGCCGATCGCATGACGGCGCGGCCCGCCACGTCGTCGCAAGGAATCAATGCATGTCCCGCCACCGCATCCTGCAGCTGTGCCCGCTGTCTCCGGTACTGGACCGGTCGTTGTCCGAATGCTTCGAGGTGCAGGCATGGTGGACGCAGGACGATCCTGCCGCGTTCCTGGTCGCAGCTGGCGCTGGCATCGGCGGCATCGCCACCAGCGCGCAACTGGGCGTGCCCGGGGCGGTGCTCGATGCGCTGCCGGACCTGAAGGTGATTTCCAGTCGTGGCGTCGGCATGGACAAGATCGACCTGGACAGCGCCAGGGCGCGCGGCATCGCCGTTGCCGGCAGCTTCGGCACGTTGGATGACTGCGTGGCGGACCTGGCGATGAGCCTGGTGCTGGATGTGATGCGCCAGGTGTCCGCGGCCGATCGCTACGTGCGCGCAGGGCGGTGGACGCAGGCGCGGTTTCCGTTGACCACGCGGGTCAGCGGCAAGCGGCTGGGCCTGGTCGGGCTGGGCCAGATCGGCCAGGTGATTGCCCGGCGGGCCGGCGGCTTCGACATGGAGATCCGCTACCACAGCCGCAGGCCGGTGGCCGATTGCGCCTTCATGCACGAGCCGGACCTGCAGGCGCTCGCACGTTGGTGCGATGTGCTGGTGGTGGCCGTGTCCGGTGGCGCGGGCACGCGCGGGCTGATCTCGGCCGAGGTGCTGGAAGCGCTGGGCCCGCAGGGCTATCTGGTCAACATCGCGCGCGGCAGTGTGATCGATGAGACGGCGCTGGTCAGCGCCTTGGTCGAGCGCCGCATCGCCGGCGCCGGCCTGGACGTGTTCGCCGACGAGCCCAACGTGCCGCAAGCCCTGTTGTCGTTGGACAACGTGGTGCTGGCCCCGCACATGGGCAGTGGCACGCATGAAACCCGCAAGGCGATGGAAGATCTGGTGCTGGCCAACCTGCAGCATTTCTTCGAGGCCGGTACGGTGCTCACGCCGGCCTGAAGCGGTTGGCGCCACCGCCTCAGGCGTCTTCGGACCGCCGTCGCGGCAGCCCATCGTTCGGGTCCACCGCGCACCAGTCCACATGGGTGTCCCAGTGCGTGTGCGCCTGCGGCGCGCGATCCAGCGGCGTGGTGAAGTTGGCGACCACCACGTGCAGTTCGCCCGGCCAGCGTGGTGACCTGAAGAACAGCGTGCTGCCGCAATGCGTGCAGAAGCCGCGTTCGGCCTGTGTGTCGGCGCGGTGCCAGCGCAGCAACTGCCCCGGGTCGTGCAATGCGCAGCCGGCTTCGTCCAGTCCCACCCAGGTCACGAACGCCGCGCCATGCGCGCGCCGGCAGCGGCTGCAGTGGCAGTGCGACAACCACAGGCTGGGCAGGCTGGCATCCAGCTGCACCGCGCCGCACAAGCACTGCGCATGCGCGCGGGTGGCTGCAGGATTGAAGGAGGGCGGTGGCATGCGAACCCCGTGCGTTCTGCAGGAGTGTTGATGCTACGCCGTGCCTGTCCGCTCAGGCTGCGTGTGCGGCGCTGCGCGGCTCCATGCGCCGGTAGCCCAGCGCTTCGGTCAGATGCGGGGTTGCGATGTCGTCCGCACCTGCAAGGTCGGCAATGGTGCGCGCCACGCGCAGCGTCCGCTGCATGGCGCGAGCGGACAGCTGCAGCCGGTCGATGGCGCGTTCCAGCAGGGCCTGGTCGGCATCGGACAGGCGGCAGCAGGCGAAGGTGGCGGCCTGGCCCAGCCGGGCGTTGAGTACGCCGTCGCGGGCCAACTGCCGTTGCCGTGCGGTCGCGACCCGGTCGCGCACCGCGGCG
Proteins encoded in this window:
- the aceA gene encoding isocitrate lyase, which codes for MSKLGTAEEIQKDWDTNPRWEGITRNYTAADVVRLRGTVPIEYSIAKLGAEKLWKSLHTEDFVNALGALTGNQAMQQVKAGLKAIYLSGWQVAADANLAGQMYPDQSLYPADSVPAVVKRINNTLLRADQLHHAEGDDSIDFLQPIVADAEAGFGGVLNAFELMKAMIEAGASGVHFEDQLASVKKCGHMGGKVLVPTREAVEKLNAARLAADVMGVPTLLVARTDAEAADLLTSDVDANDAPFTTGERTVEGFYKTRNGLDQAISRGLAYAPYADLVWCETGKPDLEFARKFAEAIHAKFPGKLLAYNCSPSFNWKKNLDDATIAKFQKEIAGYGYKFQFITLAGFHALNYSMFNLAHGYAREQMKAFVELQEAEFAAAPKGFTAVKHQREVGTGYFDQVTQAIQQGKSSTTALTGSTEEEQFTASEAPVATKAA
- the aceB gene encoding malate synthase A; protein product: MSAPAYALPPRDPAIAGATPGLALTRQDAGQDALLPPALLALLVTLHRAIEPARQARLTQRQARQAEFDAGALPDFRTDTAAIRADDWTVAPIPAALADRRVEITGPTDPKMVINALNSGAKVFMADFEDSTSPTWTNLLTGQRALIGAVVGDLQFSAPSVGGKPGKHYALKPRDEQATLIVRPRGWHLDEKHVLVDGAPIAGGLFDVAVFAFHNARALQAQDRGPYFYLPKLQSMEEAALWDTALSHIEAVLGLPQGQMKVTVLIETLPAVFEMHEILHALRSRIVGLNCGRWDYIFSYIKTFRAHADRVLPERGQVTMTQPFLKAYSELLIQTCHKRGAHAMGGMAAQIPINHDAAANEQAMARVRADKLREVTAGHDGTWVAHPALIPVAMQIFNEHMPQANQHGVTRADVHVSRDDLIRPSQGTISRAGFEGNVEVCVRYLAAWLDGNGCVPIHWLMEDAATAEISRTQIWQWLHTSGMHLDDGTAIDNALLQATLKRLPTTLGDTAAMPGASKVTQAIALLDELSRSDTLAEFLTLPAYALID
- a CDS encoding GFA family protein, which codes for MPPPSFNPAATRAHAQCLCGAVQLDASLPSLWLSHCHCSRCRRAHGAAFVTWVGLDEAGCALHDPGQLLRWHRADTQAERGFCTHCGSTLFFRSPRWPGELHVVVANFTTPLDRAPQAHTHWDTHVDWCAVDPNDGLPRRRSEDA
- a CDS encoding LysR family transcriptional regulator; this translates as MSNPLTPRFSYKSDRLKPLRAFCQVVRLGSVSRAAEALFVSQPAISLQLQALEREYGSHLFERSGRRLSPTREGQLLFEMAQPLVEGVDGLAANFREKVSGLDAGELNIAANSSTILYLLPRIVDAFRQQYPEVRLTLHNAISADGTDLLREDAVDLAVGSMVDVPSDLSYEPVYRFEPMLITPHDHPLARKSKVTLEDISPYGLILPPRRQITYRLVDLTFQQARVPYNVVLEVGGWEVIKQYVAMGMGLSIVSSICLDDGDRGRIAARSLSAYFPSRSYGVVVRKGKYLSPQARAFIALIRPDLFHQRDYDESGHSER
- a CDS encoding 2-hydroxyacid dehydrogenase, with product MSRHRILQLCPLSPVLDRSLSECFEVQAWWTQDDPAAFLVAAGAGIGGIATSAQLGVPGAVLDALPDLKVISSRGVGMDKIDLDSARARGIAVAGSFGTLDDCVADLAMSLVLDVMRQVSAADRYVRAGRWTQARFPLTTRVSGKRLGLVGLGQIGQVIARRAGGFDMEIRYHSRRPVADCAFMHEPDLQALARWCDVLVVAVSGGAGTRGLISAEVLEALGPQGYLVNIARGSVIDETALVSALVERRIAGAGLDVFADEPNVPQALLSLDNVVLAPHMGSGTHETRKAMEDLVLANLQHFFEAGTVLTPA
- the rsgA gene encoding ribosome small subunit-dependent GTPase A; the protein is MNDAVSDYADLRVIGWPWPGAPEGDAAWQALFAAHPGARPMRVVEQHRSGYVVAHGPEAAQTLKPESLPEWQRPRFPAHERPAVGDWVLVEAGKRIVALLPRHTAIKRAAAGEHYHQQVIAANVDTVFIVCGLDADFNPRRIERYLMLVGGGGAQPVVILTKADRTEYAQDALDVLADLAAQDIPLRTLNAKDPASVAQLHGWLGPGRTAVLVGSSGAGKSTLTNTLLGIEKMKTNAVRENDSRGRHTTTHRALIPLPSGACLIDTPGMRELKPTGEEDLAEGGFADIEALAAQCRFRDCAHQGEPGCAVEAAIERDEIDPGRLANYMKLQEEVAAAAAKLAKRVAENAGKGPGRRPAGRPGRR